gaaaaaaatcatgagCTTCAGACACAGAAAGGGCTGGGGGACCTCCAGACCCTGGGTTTCTCACTTACAGGCTCTGCCACTTCATGCTTGGTGACCCTGGAAAGTTGCTcagcttccctgggcctcagtttcctcatctagaacACAAGGATGATAACACCTACCAGACAGGGTTGTTGAGGGGATTAGATAAGAGAAGGGGGCAAAGCCACTGGCATGTACTAGGTTATCAATAATTATTGTTCTTCTTTGCTTACTGTGTTAGGGGAAAAAACCCTCACACTTTTAAAGTTTACATAGGGAAATTTTCAACTCCCTCCACAATGGTCCTGTGCTGTGGACTTTTGTCACTTGTGTTGAACACCTTCTGTGCAAGCAGTGAGGCACTAGGTGCTCTAGATTTATTGACCAATGTGAATCTTACAGCAGCCCTTCAAGGTCGGTGTCACTGTCCCCATTGTTGAGATGAGCTCACGGGAGTTCAGAAGAGTTAAATAATTGGCACAGAGATGTTGTGTGAGAAGCAGCAGAGGCAAACCTCTAGCCCAAGTCTAGGAAACTCCGCCATGTTGGAAACAAACCTCCTCCCGGTTCTGCCAGTGGCCAAACACCATGAGTGAACTAGAAAGACCTCCACCTCATGGGCTGGAAAGGACCTTAAAAAGTCTTCAAATCTAGTTTGGTCAGTTCTTCAATGTTTATGTCACCCCAGCTAGACCAGGGTTATTATTTAATGACCCCTGGAAGTGTTCAACAGTGTTTTTCTGTCTCGGTACTACATGGAACTGAGATGCATGAATGCAAATGCGGGACCACAGGGATGGACCACAATCTGTGTGGACTTTAAGGAATATGTCCTTCCGGTGTTGTGGCTAGGAGAAGCAGAGGATGTTGGTTCAGCTCTTTTGGGAATGGGAGTGAGGTTCAAAGGTCAGGTCCTAGGCCTTGTCTGACAATGACACTGCAACCCTCAATGTTTCTGAACATGCCAAATACGAACCAGTCATTGGAATAAAAGCGCTATAAAGAGAGTGATCTGAGTCACCGGGcttgatttttcatttcaattatggTAGGTTCAAAAGTCACCTCCACAGAGAGGCCTCCTCTGCTGTCTCATTTAAGACTAGTTACAGTCCATCACTTTTACCCTGGTCTTCTCCTTTACTCTTCCTACTACTTGTATATTTGTGAGTTTATTATCACTTTACCCACTGGTAGGTAGTTCCATGGGCAAAGCATCCATCTCCTTTGAGCTACTCTATCTCCACGACCTGGAGCATGGTCTGGCAGAGTCAGGGCTCAATAAattatatgttgaatgaatgagtgaatgaatgaatgaatgccaacTCCATGGAATaggttagcacagtgcctggcacatggcaagaGAGAGATAAATGTCAGTGTTGATGTTGATGATGACATCAGATATCACCCTGAGGCTGTCACACTTTGGATAGGCCCCTGACAATCCTCAGTGTAGGTAGTGGATATTGGACCACTCTTCCACCCCACATTCTTCCTTGATGCTGGGAGAGACTCTAAAAAATAGAGTCTGCCCCTGACTTTTTGTTCCTTGTAGAACTGTGACAAGGCATTTGGTGTCACATCGCCTTTTCTCTCCAACTCTTGAATCAGAACACTTTCAGATCTTTCTCACCAACATGTAAATGACCAAAAGCAGTGTCATCCCTGCATCCCACCATATTCTAGCCATGGCCCCTCCCATCTTCTaggattttctcttctctttgctttccCACATGCTGTCATCTGCCTAAAGTGTCTCTACGCTGCTGCATTTCCTACCTATGGATACTGTTTCCAAATTCCAGCTTCCATACCACTTCTATGAAAGCTCAACTGACATTTTTCTGCTGTTTCCACCTCCTCTCTCTGTTTTCAATGCCACTTTCCCACCTTCTGTTGGAATTTTCGTACAGGTCACTGTATTTCCCCAGGCTCCTCTCCCCCAGGCCAGATAAGCTCCTCAAGGTCAGGAGCCCCACATATGGTGGGGATAATGGATTCTGACTTGAGTCAGTGGAGGGCATTCCTCCAGCCTGTGGACTTGGCTTACAGACCCCCTGGGTTCTGATCCTGCCTCTCCTACCATTTGTGAGACCCTGACAATTGTCTTAATCACCCCATGCCCCATGTGTCCACCTGAAATCAGGGATGCCAATTACTATAGTTTACAAATAATCAAATATCTCAGACCAATGGATGAAAGTATACCAATAGGAATTCTGAAATGGGACACCTTTGGGGATAACTTAGGTTGGACAGGCAACAGAATATAGTTTCTTAGATATTTTTTCATTGCTATATTGAGGACTATTTATGAATCCATTTGGAACCAGACACAGAGAAACCAAACAATTGAACACGTTTCTGAAAAATGCCCAAAACTTTATTATCTTTGCTACTTTGACAGAAATAACATCACCCTGAAATCATCATTTGGCTCATTCACTTCAAAGACAGGTCCTCACTGGGCATATACACATAGCTTTGTAGGCCATGGAATTATATATACCCTGTGGTAAACAGCCTCTGAAACTCACATCACAAGTGaatataaaggaaattttaaaacacacatacacacaaaaatctaAATATTCCACTGTACTCTCATAGCAcaaaacttcattattttatgGGGAACTTGGAGAGCTTTGCAGCATACAGAGGGACTAGTGACATGACATTTCTTAACTGACTCCATCTGCTTTTGACTCATGACAATTATTTGTAATGCAATGACTAAGATTTTGCCAAAGGTGCTCTTACTCCTCACAGTAATTCGGGGCCATATGCTGGACAGTGACCAGATACATCTGCTGGGCTATCCTGCTGTGCTGTCTTCTCATTGTACCCTAGTATGTCTGCTGGAATGTATCCGGGTCCATCTGCTGGAATGTATCCAGGTCCGTCTGCTGGAATGTATCCAGGTCTGTCTGCTGGAATGTATCCAGGTCTGGCTGCTGGAATGCACCCAGGTCTGGCTGCTCAAATGTACCCAGGTCTGGCTGCTGGAATGCACCCAGGTCTGGCTGCTCAAATGTATCCAGGTCTGGCTGCTGGAATGCACCCAGGTCTGGCGGCTGGAATGCACCCAGGTCTGGCTGCTCAAATGTATCCAGGTCTGGCTGCTGGAATGTACCCAGGGCAGGCATCTCAAATGTATCCAGGTCCATCTGCGGGAATGTATCCAGGCCCGTCTGCGGGAATGTATCCAGGTCTGGCTGCTCAAATGTATCCAGGTCCATCTGCAAGACTGTCTTCTGGTCTATATTCTTGTAGGTATCCTGAATTGTCTTCTGCTTAATTTTGATGCTAGAGTCATCCTTATGATTAGTTGTGGTGGTGGTCGTGGTTTCTATCTTTACTGGAATGGTGGTGGTAACCTCTTTGGTGTAGAAGGATTCTGTGGGGGTCGTCTGTTCTGGGGTGGTCTCTGTGGTTGTTGTCTGCTGTGTAGTGGTGGTCTCTTCCACAACCAACCGCTCTGTGGGGGTGGTCTGTTCTGGGGTGGTCTCCGTGGTTGTGGTCTGCTCTGTTGTGGTGGTCTCTTCCACAATCAAACGTTCTGTGGGGGTGGTCTGTTCCGGGGTGGTCTCTGTGGTCGTGGTCCTCTCTGTCGTGGTGGTCTCTTTCACAACCAACCTCTGTGTGGGGGTGGTTTGTTCCAGGGTGGTCTCTGTGGTTGTGGTTGGCTGTGTAGTGATGGCCCCTTTCATAACCAACTGCTGTGTGGGGGTGGTCTGTTCTAGGGTGGTCTCTCTAATCGTGGCCTGCTGTGTAGTGGTGCTCTTTTCCACAACCAAATGCTCAGTGGTGGTCTCTTCATTCAAAATGGGCACTGTGGGAGTGGTCTCTGGGAGTTGGATCTCCTTGGTAGGGAGAGGAGGTATGGTTTGGCTCTGTTGCGTGGGATAGTAGTGTTTGACATCCTTGGAACTTTTATCCGAGGCCCCTCTGACAAAGATACGACACCAGGGGTTGAATTCAATATTAGCATAGCTGGGATCGTGGATCAGAGAGGAGTACACCAGCTTCAAATTGGATTCTGGAAACCTCCAACCGCACACCCTGGTCCTCAGGACCATCTTGGTGTCCTCACAGATGTTGTTTTGCCAGTGCAAGTTCTGGGCAATTTGTCTCCAGTAGATTATATCACTTCGAAAACATGATATACAGGACTTTGGATTGCCAGCAAAGATACAGGAAAACTTGTGGTCAAATCGGGTGCACTCCACCATCAGGGTGGTGCCCTCCTTATG
The sequence above is a segment of the Zalophus californianus isolate mZalCal1 chromosome 2, mZalCal1.pri.v2, whole genome shotgun sequence genome. Coding sequences within it:
- the LOC113925051 gene encoding mucin-2-like → MRIHSLTLLSFLFLAAQVLLGEGQKEFGKWQSSTATKDQWIPLGKPQTVQRRQQEKHVVSGVIVTRDRATCYLTVTDHKEGTTLMVECTRFDHKFSCIFAGNPKSCISCFRSDIIYWRQIAQNLHWQNNICEDTKMVLRTRVCGWRFPESNLKLVYSSLIHDPSYANIEFNPWCRIFVRGASDKSSKDVKHYYPTQQSQTIPPLPTKEIQLPETTPTVPILNEETTTEHLVVEKSTTTQQATIRETTLEQTTPTQQLVMKGAITTQPTTTTETTLEQTTPTQRLVVKETTTTERTTTTETTPEQTTPTERLIVEETTTTEQTTTTETTPEQTTPTERLVVEETTTTQQTTTTETTPEQTTPTESFYTKEVTTTIPVKIETTTTTTTNHKDDSSIKIKQKTIQDTYKNIDQKTVLQMDLDTFEQPDLDTFPQTGLDTFPQMDLDTFEMPALGTFQQPDLDTFEQPDLGAFQPPDLGAFQQPDLDTFEQPDLGAFQQPDLGTFEQPDLGAFQQPDLDTFQQTDLDTFQQTDLDTFQQMDPDTFQQTY